The proteins below come from a single Gossypium raimondii isolate GPD5lz chromosome 2, ASM2569854v1, whole genome shotgun sequence genomic window:
- the LOC105777801 gene encoding protein MLN51 homolog, with amino-acid sequence MATTGVEEVEYESDPEEVKRSLAMRRREAASDDEEGEREEENNAEARMDRRALIRSDESDGQGGAADYDDDEEELDLEEVEEEVYDEYEEEEEEIDEEEIDEVGKVEVRGNVKITGEDVKEAVVDNGNGDVDEGLGIDNNHIGEEHEEEKKENEPFAVPTAGVFYMHDDRFRDNVGGRHRRTRGGRNLWESKDDRKWGHDKFEEMTLQEKHYEEGRSSRGRYRAQSKNRGPGRGYRRGSGSKAFGKNNHQNMAPKVVRGRGPRRYEPNMKISGQAPPKQGRLSGKPCEKTSQANSGRASTLATNAHTVSDPNLKHIFASSLSSASPPFYPSGSSNKDTALTQKKDVHAESVSRNLCPSVTDENFSASQSSSLRGKNVLDSLSMAKLYIDDPSMSASAKPLTNVQMVPSGSSLGNTSQPTQSRVQGRGVAIPGLKAYQPAPHQNQANRVSSPTQIIPVQRNPVLGRAQYSVQGAAQQLGQHTGMPQALSPPKTAMSVNSYESGEVESSETSKPLVSKGKSSIQGAGRGSFLYSGAQVMGPTGTMAVGHGDKNFPAFLPVMQFGGQHPGGLSVPAVGMAFPGYVAQPQLGLGNSEMTWLPVLTSAAGPLGATFCSPYITVDGAYHARTSGQTSSTGSSSKEENSNKPNNEWKPSQRPEAVSDEFGQQQNNPNKQPRRYSEMSFSK; translated from the exons ATGGCTACCACGGGAGTAGAGGAGGTGGAATACGAGAGTGATCCAGAGGAGGTGAAGCGTTCTCTGGCAATGCGGAGGAGGGAGGCGGCCAGTGACGATGAGGAAGGAGAAAGGGAAGAAGAGAATAATGCTGAGGCGAGGATGGATCGAAGGGCTTTGATTCGTTCCGATGAATCCGACGGTCAGGGCGGTGCTGCAGATTACGATGATGACGAAGAAGAATTGGACTTAGAAGAAGTCGAAGAAGAAGTTTATGATGAATacgaggaagaggaagaagaaattgATGAAGAGGAGATAGATGAAGTTGGTAAAGTAGAAGTGCGAGGCAATGTGAAGATAACTGGAGAAGATGTGAAGGAAGCGGTTGTGGATAATGGGAATGGGGATGTGGATGAAGGACTGGGCATTGATAATAATCACATTGGAGAGGAACATGAAGAGGAAAAGAAGGAGAATGAGCCCTTTGCTGTGCCCACTGCTGGGGTGTTTTATATGCACGATGATAGATTTCGAGACAATGTTGGCGGTCGTCATAg GCGAACACGTGGTGGAAGGAATTTGTGGGAATCCAAAGATGATAGGAAATGGGGACATGACAAGTTTGAGGAGATGACTTTGCAAGAAAAGCATTATGAGGAG GGAAGATCATCTAGAGGCAGGTATCGAGCTCAGAGTAAAAATCGTGGACCAGGTCGTGGTTATCGTAGGGGAAGTGGGTCCAAAGCATTTGGGAAAAACAACCACCAGAACATGGCTCCAAAGGTGGTGAGAGGGAGAGGACCTAGGAGGTATGAACCTAATATGAAAATCAGCGGTCAAGCACCTCCAAAACAGGGCAGACT GTCTGGAAAGCCTTGTGAGAAAACATCACAAGCCAATTCAGGTAGAGCTTCCACCCTTGCAACAAATGCCCATACTGTATCAGATCCTAATCTGAAACATATATTTGCGTCAAGCTTGAGTTCTGCTTCCCCACCTTTTTATCCATCGGGGTCTTCCAACAAAGACACTGCTTTAACTCAGAAGAAAGATGTGCATGCTGAAAGTGTGAGCAGGAATCTTTGCCCTTCTGTTACGGATGAGAATTTTTCTGCTTCACAATCTAGTTCATTACGAGGGAAGAACGTGCTTGATTCTCTCAGCATGGCAAAGCTTTATATTGATGATCCCAGCATGTCAGCTTCTGCGAAGCCTTTGACCAATGTGCAGATGGTACCTTCTGGATCTTCATTGGGTAATACTAGCCAACCCACTCAGTCCAGGGTACAGGGTAGAGGTGTAGCTATCCCAGGATTGAAGGCTTATCAGCCAGCTCCTCATCAGAACCAAGCCAATAGAGTTTCTTCACCAACACAGATCATTCCTGTTCAGAGAAATCCTGTTCTAGGTAGGGCTCAGTACTCTGTGCAAGGAGCAGCTCAGCAGCTGGGCCAGCATACTGGTATGCCTCAAGCTTTGTCTCCACCCAAAACAGCTATGTCAGTCAATTCCTATGAATCTGGAGAGGTTGAATCTTCAGAAACAAGTAAACCCTTGGTGAGCAAGGGAAAAAGCAGTATTCAAGGGGCTGGAAGAGGCTCTTTTCTGTACAGTGGAGCTCAGGTTATGGGACCAACAGGGACTATGGCTGTTGGCCATGGTGATAAAAACTTTCCTGCCTTTTTGCCAG TTATGCAATTTGGGGGTCAGCACCCTGGTGGCCTCAGTGTTCCTGCTGTTGGCATGGCATTTCCTGGATATGTTGCCCAGCCACAACTTGGTTTGGGAAATTCAGAAATGACGTG GTTACCGGTACTTACAAGTGCTGCTGGGCCTTTAGGGGCAACATTTTGTTCACCTTATATCACTGTTGATGGGGCTTATCATGCTCGTACCTCTGGACAGACATCTTCAACAGGATCCTCAAG CAAAGAAGAAAATTCTAACAAACCAAATAATGAATGGAAGCCATCACAAAGACCTG AGGCTGTGAGTGATGAATTTGGGCAACAACAAAATAACCCAAATAAGCAGCCTCGCAG ATACTCCGAGATGAGCTTTAGCAAGTGA
- the LOC105777784 gene encoding uncharacterized protein LOC105777784, whose translation MEESVSKGASSLRQGGFKSSLSGRSTPRNFPTFRRLISSWTPRKEARNGTGGIQWFRSNRSVYLLLLISFWAYLGFYFQSWWAHGHSKEEFLGFSGDPRNKLVDAELNTRRDLLADDSLVAVRNGTNKPQVYSDRKFDVILAKGNNISSRKKRSQRARFSLHKMHGKPKATINMENGDAEGQEQAFLLKNSTYGSLVGPFGSLEDRVLEWSPEKRFGTCDRKGDFARLVRYRRLVLVFHELSMTGAPISMMELATELLSCGATISAVVLSKKGGLMSELARRRIKVIEDRADLSFKTAMKADLVIAGSAVCASWIDQYIAHFPAGGSQIAWWIMENRREYFDRSKHVLHRVKMLMFLSELQSKQWLNWCQEENIKLRSQPSIVPLAVNDELAFVAGIPCSLNTPLASPEKMIEKRRLFRDAVRKEMGLKDSDMLVMSLSSINAGKGQLLLLESVNLMIDQDPLGTGSQVKKTSDIRLDESALARKHHLRGLVKKSCNADASCTNLVFDSRRKQEQAVKILIGSVGSKSNKVPYVEAILRFLSQHPKVSESVLWTQATTRVSSLYAAADVYVMNSQGVGETFGRVTVEAMAFGVPVLGTDGGGTKEIVEQNVSGLFHPMGRAGNWVLAENLRYMLKNPTARKQMGKNGRKKVGKQYLKRHMYGRLVEVLTRCMRRQVASSRSLIGF comes from the exons ATGGAGGAAAGTGTCAGCAAGGGAGCATCGTCATTAAGGCAAGGTGGTTTTAAGTCCAGTTTATCAGGAAGATCAACCCCAAGGAATTTTCCTACATTTCGGAGATTGATTTCAAGCTGGACTCCAAGAAAAGAAGCTAGAAATGGTACTGGTGGCATTCAGTGGTTTAGGAGCAACCGCTCAGTGTATTTGCTGCTTTTGATTTCCTTTTGGGCTTATCTTGGGTTTTATTTCCAATCCTGGTGGGCTCACGGTCATAGCAAAGAGGAATTTTTGGGTTTCAGTGGTGATCCAAGGAATAAGCTTGTGGATGCTGAACTGAACACACGACGAGATTTGCTTGCTGATGACAGTTTGGTAGCAGTGAGAAATGGAACTAATAAACCTCAGGTCTATAGTGACAGaaagtttgatgtgattttggcaAAGGGAAATAACATTTCATCTAGGAAGAAAAGGAGTCAAAGAGCAAGATTTAGTTTGCACAAGATGCATGGTAAACCAAAGGCAACAATCAACATGGAAAATGGTGACGCCGAGGGGCAAGAACAGGCATTTCTGCTGAAAAATTCTACTTATGGATCACTTGTTGGTCCATTTGGGTCATTGGAGGACAGGGTTTTGGAGTGGAGCCCTGAAAAGCGGTTTGGAACATGTGATAGGAAGGGGGACTTTGCTCGCCTTGTTAGGTATAGAAGATTAGTGTTGGTATTTCACGAACTATCCATGACCGGGGCTCCCATTTCAATGATGGAGCTGGCAACAGAGCTTTTGAGCTGTGGAGCCACTATATCTGCTGTGGTTCTAAGTAAGAAGGGAGGACTGATGTCTGAGCTTGCAAGGAGAAGGATCAAAGTCATTGAAGATAGAGCAGATCTTAGCTTCAAAACTGCTATGAAGGCAGACCTTGTGATTGCAGGATCAGCAGTCTGTGCTTCATGGATTG ATCAATATATAGCTCATTTCCCAGCTGGAGGAAGTCAAATTGCTTGGTGGATTATGGAAAACAGAAGGGAATACTTTGACCGGTCAAAGCATGTTCTACACCGGGTGAAAATGCTCATGTTCTTATCTGAATTGCAGAGTAAACAGTGGCTTAACTGGTGTCAAGAAGAAAATATCAAGTTGAGATCTCAACCTTCTATTGTTCCACTTGCTGTTAATGATGAGCTGGCTTTTGTTGCTGGAATCCCTTGTTCTCTAAACACGCCATTGGCTAGCCCAGAAAAGATGATTGAGAAAAGGCGGTTATTTCGAGATGCAGTAAGAAAAGAGATGGGTTTGAAAGATAGTGATATGCTTGTGATGTCTCTAAGTAGCATAAATGCTGGAAAGGGCCAACTCTTGCTTCTTGAGTCAGTAAACCTTATGATTGATCAAGATCCTCTTGGAACTGGTTCTCAAGTTAAAAAAACATCGGATATAAGGCTAGATGAGTCAGCCTTGGCTAGAAAACATCATTTAAGAGGTTTGGTTAAAAAGTCATGCAATGCTGATGCATCTTGTACAAATTTGGTGTTTGACAGCAGAAGAAAACAGGAACAAGCTGTAAAAATACTTATCGGTTCTGTTGGATCTAAAAGCAACAAGGTACCTTATGTTGAAGCAATTCTACGGTTCTTGTCTCAGCATCCAAAGGTGTCAGAGTCCGTACTCTGGACTCAAGCAACTACACGTGTCTCATCACTATATGCAGCAGCAGATGTTTACGTGATGAACTCCCAG GGAGTAGGGGAAACGTTTGGCAGAGTGACTGTTGAAGCAATGGCATTTGGTGTTCCG GTGTTAGGCACGGATGGTGGGGGCACAAAAGAGATAGTGGAGCAGAACGTGAGTGGGCTATTTCATCCAATGGGCCGTGCAGGGAACTGGGTCCTTGCTGAAAATCTGAGGTATATGCTGAAAAACCCGACAGCAAGGAAGCAAATGGGGAAGAACGGACGTAAAAAGGTAGGAAAACAGTATCTGAAGCGGCATATGTACGGGAGATTGGTAGAGGTTTTAACCAGGTGTATGAGACGCCAAGTTGCTTCCTCTCGTTCTTTAATTGGTTTTTGA